GTGATCACGTTTTCCACGATATTGGAAGGAATTGCGAAGCCGATGCCAACGCTGCCGCCGGTAGGGGAATAGATGGCGGTATTAACGCCGATGACGTTGCCGTCCATGTCGAACAGCGGACCACCCGAATTGCCCCGGTTGATCGAGGCGTCGACCTGCAGGAAATCATCATACGGCCCGGATTCGATATTACGGCCGCGCGCGGAAATGATGCCTGCGGTGACCGTCCCGCCGAGACCGAACGGATTGCCAACAGCCATGACCCAGTCGCCGACTTCGGCCGTGCTGGAATCGCCGAAGGACACGGCCGGCAACGGCTTGTTCGTATCGATTTTCAACAGGGCCAGGTCGGTTTGGGGATCGGTACCGATAATCTTTGCGATGTAGACCGAATCGTCGTCCAACCGGACCTTTACCTCACTGGCGTCGTCCACGACATGGTTGTTGGTTACGACATAACCGTCGGGGTCGATAATGAAGCCCGAACCCAGTCCAATCGATAGATTGGGCTGGGTGCGTTCGTCGCCACGCTCACCCTGGTCCATCCTGTCCTGGAATTGCCTAAAGAATCGTTCCAACGGCGACCCTGGGGGCAGGTCGAACGGCAGTTCCGGAATTGTAGCCCGGGGGTGTTCCGACTTATGTGCAGAGGCAATATTTACGACCGCAGGTGCGACCTTCTTGGCCAGGCCGGAAAAGCTTTCCGGCACCGGTGCGGCGGTTGCCATGCCGCTCCATACCAGCAACGAAGCTGCCGCAACCCCTGTCGCGAGGACGCGAATAGCATTCGGTCGTTCGCCGAGTTTCCGAATAATCGTCATCTCCATCTCCATAATGTTGCGGCTCATAAAGATTTTGCCGCCTGACAGAAGAGTGGGGTGTGGGGATGGATTGTTCGATTTCAGGAAGATGAACTCCCTGTCATGTTTTCCTGGCTGCCCGGAAAGATCGACATGGACCAAGAGTTCAGTCCATCGACTCCGCCTGCATGACAATCACGGGACTCTCCCGGAAGGCGTCGAAGGAAAATACCGTATTTCCCGTACGCACAACGCCGGCATCCGGATAAACGGACCTCAACGTCATCGACTTCCAGCTTTCGGGCAAAGTGAAGCGAGCCTGACCGTCTGTTTCCGCTTCCGCCGCCGCACAGTCGCACATGACCAGCAGGCCCTGCCCCGCAAAATCGCGTACGAATGCGAAAAAACCCGCTTGCTGCGCCATGGGCTGATCGAGCGGAAGAAAAGATCCCTCGGCAAAAAGTTGCGGCCACGATTTTCGCAGGCGCAGGAGGCGCAAAAGAAGGGCCAGCTTTGATTGTTCAAAATCGCCGCCTGGTGTCGGTTCGCTCGCCAGCGCGCTATCGTGCGCCGGAAAATCGACCGGCCGGCGGTTGTCGGGGTCGACGAGACTGAGGTCCGCGCGCTCCGTCCCCTGGTATATATCCGGGATGCCCGGCAGGGTGAGCTTGAGGGCGAGTTGTACGAGGCTCTTCCGTTCGCCCACCGCGATGAATCGCGCGGCAGCCGCCGAGAAGCGTTCGGGAAAAGGGCTGTCGGCCGACAATGCCTGCGCGACGAATTCGCCGAGCCGGCTTTCATAACCGTCATCAATACGCGCCCAACTCGTATTGCGCTTGGCTTCTCGCGCCGCCTTCAGCATGTAACTGGACAGGCGCTCGCGCAAATCATCAAGGTCGCCGGTTGTCCAGACGCCGAGCAGGGCCTGGTAAAAATGCCATCGCATTTCCGGGTCCGGCACCTCGTCAATTTCGGATGCCAGCAGAACATCCCACTCCTTTACAGCTCGCACCCAGGCTTCGGGATAGTCGGCAATGGCGGCGATGCGCATTCGCGCGTCTTCGCCACGCTTGGTATCATGTGTCGCCGTTGCGTTGAGCCCGGCCGGCTGGCGCCGCGCCCGTGCCGCGATGGCGTCGGCGAACACCGCTTCATCCGATCCGATCAGCGCAGGCGTCCCGCCGACTTCGTTGGCTGACAGAAGCCGGCTGGAGCGGTAGAACAGCGTATCCTCCATTGCTTTTGCCATCAGCGCACCGGTGGTCTGCTGGAAGCGCTGGCGAAAATAATGTGCATCGTCGCCTTTCGCCTCTACGAACAGCCGCAGTACGTCGGAGACGACATGGGGATCTTCGAGATCGTATATCTGCACCGCCTTGCGCGCCACAAGGGCGAGAACAGCATCGTCTTCGGGAGACAGCGCCGTTGGAGCAAGATAGGTCCGGTACACGGGCATCGATACTGCGATTGCGATCAGCGCGCGCCGCAATGTATCCGGTCCCCAGTCGCGGGCCTGCGGGTCGAGAGCGGCCATGCGGACCAGCAGGCGCTGCAACAACATAAGCTCTCCAGCCAGGTTGCGCGTCAGGATCTCGTGCTTTGCTTCGGCCAGCATGGCGGCAACGTTGGTCGAACTGCCGGTGAATGCTCGATAGCCATCCGTGACTGTATCGATCCCGTCCGAGTTCATAAGCAGATCGCCGACCAGCACGGCAAATTCATAACCCGTGGTTCCCGCTACAGGCCAGTCGTCCGCCAGCGCTTCGTTATCCCCCAGTATTTTCTCGACCCACACGGGTGGATTGCCGGGGGCCGTCTCCTTTAGTCGATGGAGATAGCCTGACGGGTTGCTGAGCCCGTCCACATGATCGATGCGAAGCCCATCGATATGTCCGGCTTCCAGCATCTCGAACAACAGCCGGTGGACATCGGCGAACACCGACTCGTCTTCGACGCGTACGCCGACCAGTTCGGATATTTCGAAAAACCGTCGATAGTTCAGCATGTCCCGCCCGGCCCGCCAGTAGGCGAGGCGCCAGTGCTGCGCATCATGTAGCCTCTCAAGAAACGCCCGGTCACTGCTTAACGCGCGAAGGGCTTCGTCCAGGCGTTGCTTGTTCGACAGGTCGGATAGCCATGCCGGCAATCGATCGGGTGACATTACGCCGGGATCTGTCCCTTTCGGCAGGGCCTGTGCCAGAAGATGCCAGCTCTCCGGGGCGATCGGAAACCTCGTGCCCCGATAATCCCAGCACGGGCCGTCCGTTTCACATTCGATTGAAAATACGCCATCCTCCAGGACAGAC
This portion of the Alphaproteobacteria bacterium genome encodes:
- a CDS encoding DegQ family serine endoprotease, coding for MVHVDLSGQPGKHDREFIFLKSNNPSPHPTLLSGGKIFMSRNIMEMEMTIIRKLGERPNAIRVLATGVAAASLLVWSGMATAAPVPESFSGLAKKVAPAVVNIASAHKSEHPRATIPELPFDLPPGSPLERFFRQFQDRMDQGERGDERTQPNLSIGLGSGFIIDPDGYVVTNNHVVDDASEVKVRLDDDSVYIAKIIGTDPQTDLALLKIDTNKPLPAVSFGDSSTAEVGDWVMAVGNPFGLGGTVTAGIISARGRNIESGPYDDFLQVDASINRGNSGGPLFDMDGNVIGVNTAIYSPTGGSVGIGFAIPSNIVENVITQIREHGKVERGWLGVHIQRMSPEIAQAVDLDTTRGAMVTQVMAGSPAEKAGLQQGDIILSFAGKPVDGPRQLAIIVSGEKVGREADVTIWREKREMELTVVTGQQPNQEQVATTSPDAMKNGSLHSSALKAELAALTPERRAEYRVPEDETGVLVLDVKDESIFEQGLRAGDVIKKVGDVPVNSPVEVDKLVKETTSRTENAAVLLLVSRQGNDLFLALKPGVA
- the treY gene encoding malto-oligosyltrehalose synthase, with translation MSLPTATYRLQFRQGMNFDRAASLAPYFSRLGVSHLYASPLFQATPGSTHGYDVTDHNRFDESLGGLDGFLRLAAALKAEGLGLILDIVPNHMAASVHNPWWRDLLRNGRASRYAQHFDVDWSMPRVLLAVLEASFQSVLEDGVFSIECETDGPCWDYRGTRFPIAPESWHLLAQALPKGTDPGVMSPDRLPAWLSDLSNKQRLDEALRALSSDRAFLERLHDAQHWRLAYWRAGRDMLNYRRFFEISELVGVRVEDESVFADVHRLLFEMLEAGHIDGLRIDHVDGLSNPSGYLHRLKETAPGNPPVWVEKILGDNEALADDWPVAGTTGYEFAVLVGDLLMNSDGIDTVTDGYRAFTGSSTNVAAMLAEAKHEILTRNLAGELMLLQRLLVRMAALDPQARDWGPDTLRRALIAIAVSMPVYRTYLAPTALSPEDDAVLALVARKAVQIYDLEDPHVVSDVLRLFVEAKGDDAHYFRQRFQQTTGALMAKAMEDTLFYRSSRLLSANEVGGTPALIGSDEAVFADAIAARARRQPAGLNATATHDTKRGEDARMRIAAIADYPEAWVRAVKEWDVLLASEIDEVPDPEMRWHFYQALLGVWTTGDLDDLRERLSSYMLKAAREAKRNTSWARIDDGYESRLGEFVAQALSADSPFPERFSAAAARFIAVGERKSLVQLALKLTLPGIPDIYQGTERADLSLVDPDNRRPVDFPAHDSALASEPTPGGDFEQSKLALLLRLLRLRKSWPQLFAEGSFLPLDQPMAQQAGFFAFVRDFAGQGLLVMCDCAAAEAETDGQARFTLPESWKSMTLRSVYPDAGVVRTGNTVFSFDAFRESPVIVMQAESMD